In Chitinophaga nivalis, a single genomic region encodes these proteins:
- a CDS encoding GumC family protein — MNQQKNNNNKSSVLDVNDLFQKVVFHWPLYIIIIAAAIGGAFIYLKYKKPLYMSSAKLYLKDEKKMGGEEADVLKSLSIFKEGKNIENEMEVLKSPILLEQTISKNGFNVRYYKKGTVSDEEIYDNRPFTIQFLTDSSKVGNYVLDVKQENNQLYVKYTDKNNDSSAQLNVQSGQAFTIKKDQFRIVSHPPYTAAGNSTYRIRIDSIMELAYEKMDEIGTTLVNRDATVVLVTYEDPVPERTAHFLNSLLNTYNEYTLNDKNRVAYKTIHFLAVRIDSLKEELGLLEQQEESFKVQRGITDISASSKLALEQVKEADVRLNEANMQLSVINQVENFITNPSNDYPFAPVAGNIDQTLTAMINRYEEALREKRRLSLSLQPNSVILQNVDAQIADARKTIKDYISGYKRNAGIVQQNTQHKVNQIQGRIANIPAYEREYINIKRQQGVKETLYLYLLKKKEEAAVSYASNVIDNKIIAPAFIPAKPIAPKKSLAFISFIIVGLLLASLYIYIKYFLNPRVLSKKEIEQVFSLPVIAEIYQQDEGARDLSLQNRSVLLEQIFNLRTNLKFLLTEQSGTSTILLTSSISGEGKTFLSAHIGNSLTVSNKKVVLVELDLRKPKLSHFLGMDHNTGITNYMVGNNTIDEIIKKVPGTEGLYLVSSGPIPPNPIELIEGQRMLQLLQILKEKFDYVIIDTSPIGIVSDAKSIAPHVDCTLFVVRYNFTLKSKLIPVSENIKGSFFKKAGIVFNGIEQDTFYPYYYYDQYSYTENKQQTTSWLSLFKKIGKRIA; from the coding sequence ATGAACCAGCAAAAAAATAACAATAATAAAAGCAGTGTATTGGATGTCAACGATCTGTTTCAGAAAGTTGTTTTCCATTGGCCTTTATACATTATTATTATCGCAGCCGCCATTGGCGGGGCTTTCATTTACCTGAAATACAAAAAGCCGCTGTACATGTCCAGCGCCAAACTGTACCTCAAGGATGAAAAGAAAATGGGCGGCGAAGAAGCAGATGTACTGAAATCATTGTCCATCTTCAAAGAGGGAAAGAACATTGAAAATGAAATGGAAGTACTGAAATCGCCCATACTCCTGGAACAAACCATCAGTAAAAACGGCTTCAATGTACGGTACTATAAAAAAGGGACCGTCAGCGATGAAGAAATCTACGACAACCGCCCTTTTACCATTCAATTCCTGACAGATAGTTCTAAAGTAGGCAACTACGTCCTGGATGTAAAGCAGGAAAACAATCAGCTGTATGTAAAATATACCGATAAAAACAATGATTCCAGCGCCCAGCTAAATGTACAATCCGGGCAGGCTTTTACCATTAAAAAAGATCAGTTCCGCATTGTCAGTCATCCGCCGTATACAGCGGCAGGCAACAGCACCTACCGCATCCGGATAGACTCTATCATGGAACTGGCCTATGAAAAAATGGATGAAATAGGTACTACCCTTGTTAACCGCGATGCGACCGTGGTACTGGTCACCTATGAAGATCCCGTGCCGGAAAGAACTGCTCATTTCCTCAACTCACTGCTAAATACCTATAACGAATACACGCTGAACGATAAAAACAGGGTGGCCTATAAAACCATTCACTTCCTCGCTGTACGCATCGACTCCCTGAAAGAAGAACTGGGACTATTAGAACAACAGGAAGAAAGCTTCAAGGTACAACGGGGTATTACCGATATCTCTGCCAGCTCCAAACTGGCGCTGGAACAGGTAAAAGAAGCAGATGTACGTCTCAATGAAGCGAACATGCAGTTATCGGTGATCAACCAGGTGGAAAACTTTATTACCAACCCCTCCAATGATTACCCGTTTGCACCGGTAGCCGGCAACATCGATCAAACACTGACGGCCATGATCAACCGGTATGAAGAAGCGCTCCGGGAAAAAAGACGCTTATCTTTATCGCTCCAGCCCAACAGTGTGATCCTGCAGAATGTGGACGCCCAGATTGCAGACGCCCGCAAAACCATCAAAGACTATATTTCCGGCTATAAACGTAATGCCGGTATTGTACAGCAAAACACCCAGCATAAGGTAAACCAGATACAGGGCCGGATTGCCAATATCCCCGCCTATGAACGCGAATACATCAATATTAAAAGACAACAGGGCGTGAAGGAAACCCTCTATCTCTACCTCCTGAAAAAGAAGGAAGAAGCAGCGGTATCTTACGCCAGCAACGTGATAGACAATAAAATCATTGCACCGGCATTTATACCTGCCAAACCCATTGCCCCTAAAAAATCACTGGCTTTCATCAGCTTCATCATTGTAGGACTATTACTGGCCAGCCTGTACATCTACATAAAATATTTCCTGAACCCTCGGGTACTGAGTAAAAAAGAAATAGAACAGGTATTTTCCCTGCCGGTTATCGCAGAAATTTATCAGCAGGATGAAGGCGCCCGCGACCTTTCTCTCCAGAACCGGTCTGTATTACTGGAACAGATCTTTAACCTGCGTACCAACCTGAAGTTCCTGCTAACGGAGCAAAGTGGTACGTCTACGATTCTGCTCACCTCCAGCATTTCCGGAGAAGGCAAAACATTCCTCTCTGCGCACATCGGTAATTCCCTGACCGTCAGCAATAAAAAAGTAGTACTGGTAGAGCTGGATCTGCGCAAGCCCAAGCTTTCTCACTTCCTGGGTATGGACCATAATACCGGTATCACCAACTATATGGTGGGCAATAATACAATCGATGAAATCATCAAAAAAGTACCCGGCACCGAAGGGTTGTACCTGGTATCTTCCGGTCCTATCCCACCCAATCCGATAGAGCTGATAGAAGGGCAACGGATGCTGCAACTGCTGCAGATACTGAAAGAGAAATTCGATTACGTGATCATCGATACGTCTCCGATCGGTATTGTGTCCGACGCTAAAAGTATTGCCCCTCATGTAGATTGTACCTTATTTGTGGTGCGCTACAATTTCACGCTCAAGTCTAAACTGATTCCTGTTTCAGAAAATATCAAAGGCAGCTTTTTCAAAAAGGCAGGCATTGTTTTCAACGGCATCGAGCAGGATACCTTCTACCCTTACTATTACTATGATCAATATAGCTATACAGAAAACAAACAGCAAACTACCAGCTGGTTGTCATTGTTTAAAAAAATAGGTAAACGCATTGCATAA